Proteins encoded together in one Orbaceae bacterium lpD01 window:
- a CDS encoding dipeptide/oligopeptide/nickel ABC transporter ATP-binding protein — MLLSVEHISKSFSHSHTFFPSHQHQIIDDVSFQIAKGESVGLVGESGSGKSTLANLICGIEKPDSGQILINGKPCTEKPHRKHHISIVFQDYTTSINPTMNVKQVIAESLLLNGYIPSAQLQVEVAALLDRVGLSPSLMHRYVHELSGGQAQRVCISRALATNPSLIILDEPVSSLDVPTQVKILDLLEKLKAEFKLSYLFITHDIQTVCYFCERVLFFQDKQIVESCLTQDLARVKHPYARSLLNAVI, encoded by the coding sequence ATGTTATTAAGTGTTGAACATATTAGTAAATCATTTAGTCACAGCCATACTTTTTTCCCCAGCCATCAACATCAGATTATTGACGATGTCTCATTTCAGATTGCCAAAGGCGAAAGTGTCGGCTTGGTCGGAGAGAGCGGGAGTGGCAAAAGTACCCTGGCTAATCTGATTTGCGGCATCGAAAAACCCGATAGTGGCCAAATCCTCATCAACGGTAAACCCTGCACCGAGAAACCGCATCGCAAACATCATATCAGTATTGTATTTCAGGATTATACCACCTCAATCAACCCTACCATGAATGTGAAACAGGTGATTGCTGAGTCGCTGTTACTCAACGGTTATATCCCTAGTGCACAGCTGCAGGTCGAAGTGGCGGCGCTGCTCGATCGGGTTGGTTTGTCGCCTAGTTTAATGCATCGCTATGTTCATGAACTCTCCGGTGGCCAAGCGCAGCGAGTTTGTATTAGCCGGGCCTTGGCTACAAATCCCTCACTCATTATCCTCGATGAACCGGTCAGCTCGCTTGATGTGCCGACCCAGGTCAAAATCTTAGATCTGCTGGAAAAATTAAAAGCCGAATTCAAATTAAGCTATCTGTTTATTACCCATGATATTCAAACTGTCTGCTATTTCTGTGAACGGGTGCTATTTTTTCAAGATAAACAGATTGTCGAGTCCTGCCTGACGCAGGATTTAGCTCGGGTTAAGCATCCTTACGCACGTTCACTGCTCAATGCGGTGATCTAA
- a CDS encoding Vat family streptogramin A O-acetyltransferase, giving the protein MTEINTNLGPAPTNVFPLPAFKQVCYINNINNIINDPNIIVGDYSYYDDPDGAQLFTNNVLYHYPFIGDKLIIGKFCAIARGVKFIMNGANHKLSGFSTYPFQIFGHGWESVQPTADELPFKGDMVIGHDVWIGYNVTMMPGVRVGNGAIIAAQSVVVDDVPAYSIVGGNPAKVLKRRFAPEIIAALEQIAWWDWPIAHITRHLTEIVGQDIEALKQAAKVIKAETEMVFPFRD; this is encoded by the coding sequence ATGACAGAGATTAACACGAATCTAGGACCCGCCCCCACGAACGTTTTTCCGCTGCCAGCGTTTAAGCAGGTCTGCTATATTAACAATATTAACAATATTATCAATGATCCCAATATTATCGTGGGCGATTACAGTTATTACGATGATCCGGACGGTGCCCAGCTATTTACCAATAATGTCTTATATCACTATCCGTTTATTGGCGATAAACTGATTATCGGTAAATTTTGTGCCATTGCCCGTGGGGTTAAATTTATCATGAATGGCGCCAATCATAAGCTGTCTGGTTTCTCGACCTATCCATTTCAAATTTTCGGCCATGGCTGGGAAAGCGTGCAACCGACTGCCGATGAGCTGCCGTTTAAAGGTGATATGGTGATTGGTCATGATGTCTGGATAGGTTACAACGTCACTATGATGCCCGGTGTACGTGTTGGCAACGGCGCGATCATTGCCGCCCAATCGGTGGTAGTCGATGACGTACCGGCTTACAGTATTGTCGGCGGCAATCCAGCTAAAGTACTCAAACGACGTTTTGCCCCTGAGATCATTGCTGCATTGGAGCAGATTGCCTGGTGGGACTGGCCAATCGCCCATATTACTCGGCACTTAACAGAGATTGTTGGACAGGATATTGAGGCGCTCAAACAGGCGGCAAAAGTGATCAAAGCAGAAACCGAGATGGTATTTCCTTTCCGTGATTAG
- the pstS gene encoding phosphate ABC transporter substrate-binding protein PstS: protein MRTRSLLKSICLISLFTTTFTATTVQAEDITGAGASFPAPVYAKWADSYYKETGNRVNYQSIGSSAGVKQILAKTVDFGASDAPLTEQALTKDGLIQFPTIIGGVVPVINIKGIPSDVVKLTGEVLADIYLGNITNWQDEAIKQLNPTLNLPDAKITVVRRADGSGTSFVFTSYLTKVSEVWKNSVGVGSAVKWPVGVGGKGNEGVSAYVMRLPNSIGYVEYAYAKQNNLAHVQLKNAAGQFVSPSDQTFQAAAAGIDWQKTFAQDMTNAAGANAWPLSTATYILLYQKTDSPLKTQATLAFFNWALAQGDKAAIDLDYVPFPDTVKQIIRQSWQIITNDQGQMIHYQ from the coding sequence ATGCGTACACGTTCTTTGTTGAAATCAATTTGTCTTATCTCACTCTTCACGACGACATTCACCGCGACAACGGTTCAGGCGGAAGATATTACCGGTGCTGGCGCCTCTTTCCCCGCGCCAGTTTACGCAAAATGGGCCGATAGTTACTATAAAGAGACGGGTAACCGGGTTAATTATCAATCGATTGGTTCCAGCGCCGGAGTGAAACAGATTCTGGCTAAGACCGTTGATTTTGGTGCTTCAGATGCACCGTTAACCGAACAAGCGTTAACTAAAGACGGCTTGATCCAGTTCCCCACCATTATTGGTGGCGTGGTACCGGTTATCAATATTAAAGGTATCCCGTCAGATGTGGTTAAATTAACCGGTGAAGTGCTGGCTGATATCTATTTAGGTAACATTACCAACTGGCAGGATGAGGCGATTAAGCAGCTCAATCCAACCCTCAATTTACCTGATGCGAAAATTACTGTGGTGCGTCGAGCGGATGGTTCCGGCACCAGTTTTGTATTTACCTCTTATTTAACCAAAGTCAGTGAAGTCTGGAAAAATAGTGTTGGCGTGGGTTCAGCGGTAAAATGGCCAGTTGGCGTCGGCGGTAAAGGCAATGAAGGGGTATCGGCTTATGTGATGCGTTTACCTAACTCAATTGGTTATGTTGAGTATGCTTATGCCAAACAGAATAATCTGGCTCATGTACAGTTAAAAAATGCTGCGGGACAATTTGTTTCGCCGAGTGACCAGACTTTTCAGGCAGCCGCTGCCGGTATTGACTGGCAAAAAACCTTTGCTCAGGATATGACCAATGCTGCCGGTGCTAATGCCTGGCCACTCTCCACAGCAACCTATATTCTCCTCTATCAAAAAACGGATTCACCACTCAAAACGCAGGCGACGCTGGCTTTCTTTAACTGGGCATTGGCGCAAGGTGATAAAGCAGCTATAGATTTAGATTATGTGCCATTCCCCGATACGGTCAAACAGATTATTCGCCAAAGCTGGCAAATCATTACTAATGACCAAGGTCAGATGATCCATTATCAGTAA
- the pstC gene encoding phosphate ABC transporter permease PstC, whose product MQSYRARKHSRFGDALFAGLFRGATILTLMMMLGIIISLIVGAIPAFKAFGLSFIWTNDWDPVQDKYGALVMIYGTMATSIIALLIAIPVSFGIAIFLTELAPKWLKQPLGTAIELLAAIPSIVYGMWGLLVFGPLLAEYVQVPLQTLLVDVPYLGALVSGYPVGIGIFPAGVILAIMIIPFIASVMRDVFEVTPTLLKESAYGLGSTTWEVIRYIVLPHTKSGVIGGIMLGLGRALGETMAVTFMIGNMNQLDSISLFEAANSITSVLANEFAEASPGLHQSSLIYLGLILFFITFLVLSCSKILLMRLQKNEGGRT is encoded by the coding sequence ATGCAATCTTATCGAGCACGCAAGCATTCTCGCTTTGGGGATGCGCTTTTTGCCGGGTTATTTCGCGGTGCGACTATTTTAACCCTGATGATGATGCTCGGCATTATTATTTCACTGATTGTTGGGGCAATACCAGCGTTTAAAGCCTTTGGTTTGAGTTTTATCTGGACCAATGACTGGGATCCGGTGCAGGACAAATATGGCGCACTGGTCATGATTTATGGGACGATGGCGACATCCATTATTGCACTGCTTATCGCAATTCCGGTGAGCTTTGGTATTGCCATCTTTTTAACCGAACTGGCGCCCAAATGGCTGAAACAACCGTTAGGTACCGCGATTGAATTACTCGCCGCCATTCCCTCAATTGTTTATGGGATGTGGGGGCTGCTGGTTTTTGGTCCGTTACTGGCCGAGTATGTGCAGGTGCCATTACAAACGCTATTAGTCGATGTCCCTTATTTGGGGGCGTTAGTATCAGGTTATCCGGTCGGGATTGGTATCTTTCCAGCGGGCGTTATCTTAGCCATTATGATCATTCCTTTTATTGCGTCGGTGATGCGCGATGTCTTTGAAGTCACGCCGACCTTATTAAAAGAGTCTGCCTATGGCTTAGGTTCGACCACCTGGGAAGTGATTCGCTATATTGTGTTACCGCATACCAAAAGTGGTGTGATTGGTGGCATCATGCTCGGCCTTGGCCGCGCGCTTGGCGAAACCATGGCGGTGACCTTTATGATTGGTAATATGAATCAGCTGGACTCTATCTCACTGTTTGAAGCCGCCAATAGTATTACCTCTGTATTAGCCAATGAATTTGCTGAGGCCAGTCCCGGTCTGCATCAATCGTCATTAATCTATTTAGGCTTAATTCTGTTTTTTATCACTTTTTTAGTGCTGTCTTGTTCGAAAATATTATTGATGAGATTACAGAAAAATGAAGGGGGCCGCACATGA
- the pstA gene encoding phosphate ABC transporter permease PstA — protein sequence MSQLALAKAKLHRRRKWKNHLALTLSLLAMLFGLFWLAWILFETVFLGIDGLHLSIFTEMTPPPNTDIGGLANAIWGSLLMVLMATLIGTPIGMMTGIYLTEYGRQSIFAACTRFINDILLSAPSIIIGLFVYSLIVIPFRGFSGWAGVFALILIVIPIVVRTTENMLALIPDALREAAYALGTPKWKVVLMISLRSAKAGIITGVLLAIARIAGETAPLLFTALSNQFWNSDLSQPMASLPVTIFKFAMSPFENWQKLAWAGVFIITFGILILNIIARILFKKKG from the coding sequence ATGAGTCAGCTGGCCTTAGCCAAAGCTAAATTACATCGTCGCCGTAAATGGAAAAATCATCTGGCGTTAACATTGTCCTTATTGGCCATGCTGTTTGGCCTGTTCTGGTTAGCCTGGATTTTATTCGAAACGGTCTTTTTAGGCATTGATGGCCTACATTTATCAATTTTTACTGAAATGACCCCACCGCCAAATACTGATATTGGTGGTTTAGCCAATGCCATATGGGGCAGTTTACTGATGGTATTAATGGCCACCTTGATTGGTACACCAATTGGTATGATGACCGGTATCTATTTAACTGAGTACGGTCGCCAGAGTATATTCGCCGCCTGTACCCGTTTTATTAATGATATTTTGTTATCAGCGCCTTCGATTATTATTGGTCTATTTGTCTACTCGCTGATTGTGATTCCATTTCGCGGATTTTCTGGTTGGGCTGGGGTGTTTGCCTTGATTCTGATCGTTATCCCGATTGTCGTCAGAACGACCGAAAATATGCTGGCACTGATCCCTGATGCGCTACGTGAAGCCGCCTATGCATTAGGTACGCCAAAATGGAAAGTGGTACTGATGATCAGTCTGCGATCAGCCAAAGCCGGCATTATTACCGGCGTATTATTAGCGATTGCACGTATTGCCGGTGAAACCGCGCCATTACTGTTTACGGCGTTATCAAATCAGTTCTGGAACAGTGATCTATCTCAGCCGATGGCCAGTTTACCGGTCACCATCTTTAAATTCGCCATGAGTCCTTTTGAAAACTGGCAGAAACTGGCCTGGGCCGGCGTATTTATCATCACGTTTGGTATTTTGATCCTCAATATCATCGCACGTATTTTATTTAAGAAAAAAGGTTAA